In a single window of the Pseudopipra pipra isolate bDixPip1 chromosome Z, bDixPip1.hap1, whole genome shotgun sequence genome:
- the TNFAIP8 gene encoding tumor necrosis factor alpha-induced protein 8 isoform X1, whose amino-acid sequence MATDVFNSKSLAIQAQKKILGKMVSKSIATTLIDDTSSDVLDELYRVTKEYTQNKKEAEKIIKNLIKIVLKLAILYRNNQFNQDEIALMEKFKKKVHQLAKTVVSFHQVDYTFDRNFLSKLLNDCRELLHEIIQRHLTAKSHGRVNNVFDHFSDCEFLAALYNPFGPYKHHLQKLCDGVNKMLDEGNI is encoded by the coding sequence TGGCCACAGATGTCTTCAACTCCAAAAGTCTGGCCATTCAGGCCCAGAAGAAGATCCTTGGAAAAATGGTGTCCAAATCAATCGCAACTACTTTGATCGATGATACAAGCAGTGATGTTTTAGATGAGCTTTACAGAGTAACAAAGGAatatacacaaaataaaaaggaagcagagaagatCATCAAAAACCTCATTAAAATAGTCCTCAAATTGGCAATTCTCTACAGGAACAACCAGTTTAATCAGGATGAAATAGCATTGATGGAGAAATTCAAGAAGAAGGTTCATCAGCTGGCTAAGACCGTGGTCAGTTTCCATCAGGTGGATTATACCTTTGACAGGAACTTTTTGTCCAAACTGTTAAATGATTGCAGAGAGCTACTTCATGAAATCATTCAGCGTCACCTAACTGCAAAGTCACACGGACGTGTCAACAACGTGTTTGATCACTTCTCTGATTGTGAATTTTTGGCTGCCTTGTACAATCCCTTTGGACCTTATAAACACCATTTGCAGAAGCTTTGTGATGGGGTCAACAAAATGCTAGATGAGGGGAACATATAA
- the TNFAIP8 gene encoding tumor necrosis factor alpha-induced protein 8 isoform X3, translated as MATDVFNSKSLAIQAQKKILGKMVSKSIATTLIDDTSSDVLDELYRVTKEYTQNKKEAEKIIKNLIKIVLKLAILYRNNQFNQDEIALMEKFKKKVHQLAKTVVSFHQVDYTFDRNFLSKLLNDCRELLHEIIQRHLTAKSHGRVNNVFDHFSDCEFLAALYNPFGPYKHHLQKLCDGVNKMLDEGNI; from the exons A TGGCCACAGATGTCTTCAACTCCAAAAGTCTGGCCATTCAGGCCCAGAAGAAGATCCTTGGAAAAATGGTGTCCAAATCAATCGCAACTACTTTGATCGATGATACAAGCAGTGATGTTTTAGATGAGCTTTACAGAGTAACAAAGGAatatacacaaaataaaaaggaagcagagaagatCATCAAAAACCTCATTAAAATAGTCCTCAAATTGGCAATTCTCTACAGGAACAACCAGTTTAATCAGGATGAAATAGCATTGATGGAGAAATTCAAGAAGAAGGTTCATCAGCTGGCTAAGACCGTGGTCAGTTTCCATCAGGTGGATTATACCTTTGACAGGAACTTTTTGTCCAAACTGTTAAATGATTGCAGAGAGCTACTTCATGAAATCATTCAGCGTCACCTAACTGCAAAGTCACACGGACGTGTCAACAACGTGTTTGATCACTTCTCTGATTGTGAATTTTTGGCTGCCTTGTACAATCCCTTTGGACCTTATAAACACCATTTGCAGAAGCTTTGTGATGGGGTCAACAAAATGCTAGATGAGGGGAACATATAA
- the TNFAIP8 gene encoding tumor necrosis factor alpha-induced protein 8 isoform X2 translates to MSSEADDPKEVATDVFNSKSLAIQAQKKILGKMVSKSIATTLIDDTSSDVLDELYRVTKEYTQNKKEAEKIIKNLIKIVLKLAILYRNNQFNQDEIALMEKFKKKVHQLAKTVVSFHQVDYTFDRNFLSKLLNDCRELLHEIIQRHLTAKSHGRVNNVFDHFSDCEFLAALYNPFGPYKHHLQKLCDGVNKMLDEGNI, encoded by the exons ATGAGTTCAGAAGCCGATGATCCCAAGGAAG TGGCCACAGATGTCTTCAACTCCAAAAGTCTGGCCATTCAGGCCCAGAAGAAGATCCTTGGAAAAATGGTGTCCAAATCAATCGCAACTACTTTGATCGATGATACAAGCAGTGATGTTTTAGATGAGCTTTACAGAGTAACAAAGGAatatacacaaaataaaaaggaagcagagaagatCATCAAAAACCTCATTAAAATAGTCCTCAAATTGGCAATTCTCTACAGGAACAACCAGTTTAATCAGGATGAAATAGCATTGATGGAGAAATTCAAGAAGAAGGTTCATCAGCTGGCTAAGACCGTGGTCAGTTTCCATCAGGTGGATTATACCTTTGACAGGAACTTTTTGTCCAAACTGTTAAATGATTGCAGAGAGCTACTTCATGAAATCATTCAGCGTCACCTAACTGCAAAGTCACACGGACGTGTCAACAACGTGTTTGATCACTTCTCTGATTGTGAATTTTTGGCTGCCTTGTACAATCCCTTTGGACCTTATAAACACCATTTGCAGAAGCTTTGTGATGGGGTCAACAAAATGCTAGATGAGGGGAACATATAA